The Alphaproteobacteria bacterium genome includes the window ATGACAACAATTTTTATGATCCCTATAGCCTTTACCCATATGGTAAGTATAAGAGTTGCAACCAATTTGGCTACAAAATCTTTTAATGAAATTAAATTATCTGCAACGTTAGCCTTAATTTTTGTAGGATCATTTATGCTTATAGCGGCATTCATAACTTATTGTTATGCCGCTAATATACCTTTATTATATTTAGACCCATTAAAAGGAGATCAGGTAAAGGTTATTGAGCTAGCTGCCTCGTTTTTGGCAGTATGTGCAATTTTTCAATTTTTTGATGGGTTACAGGTGGTTGCGGGTGGATGTTTACGTGGATTAAAAGATACGAAGATTCCTTTTTTAGCAGCATCTTTTGGGTATTGGGTTATTGGTTTCCCATTAGGATGGGTGTTATGTTTCTGGTTAGGCTACGGATCTCTTGGCATATGGTGGGGATTGGCGGCAGGTCTTTTTATTACCTCGTTATTATTGGTTTATAGATTTTATCATAAAGTTTTTTTAATGGAAAAATCAAATTTTAATCTATGACATTAATCAAACCTAAAAAAATACGGGCAGATCAATTGCTTGTAGATCGAGGGCTGGCAGAAACGCGAAGTAAAGCATCTGCTTTTATTTTAGCTGGTAAAGTATTTTCTGGTGATAAAAAAATAAATAAACCAGGTGATTTTTTATTACCTGATTCCTTGTTAGAACTTAAAGATAAGGATCACCCATGGGTATCACGGGGTGGTATTAAATTGGCCCATGCTTTGAAAATTTTTAATTTTACTGCGACCAATAAAATTTGTCTTGATTTAGGAGCATCAACTGGGGGGTTTACAGATGTCCTTTTAACCCATGGGGCAAAAAAAATTTACGCTGTTGATGTGGGCTATGGCCAACTTGCATGGAAATTACGTGATAATCCACGTGTTATTATTATGGAAAAAACAAATGCGCGTTATCTTCAATCTAAAAATTTTTCTGAAAAAATAGATCTTATTACATGTGATGCAAGTTTTATTGGACTGCGTACAATTTTACCTGCCTCCTTACACTTAGTTGGTAACGAAGCATGGTTGATTGCCCTCATTAAACCACAATTTGAGGTTGGAAAAAAAGATTT containing:
- a CDS encoding TlyA family RNA methyltransferase, with translation MTLIKPKKIRADQLLVDRGLAETRSKASAFILAGKVFSGDKKINKPGDFLLPDSLLELKDKDHPWVSRGGIKLAHALKIFNFTATNKICLDLGASTGGFTDVLLTHGAKKIYAVDVGYGQLAWKLRDNPRVIIMEKTNARYLQSKNFSEKIDLITCDASFIGLRTILPASLHLVGNEAWLIALIKPQFEVGKKDLGKGGIVTDPVLHQKVCDTIWKWVEEQGWNVMDIIESPILGAEGNKEFLLGAYKNR